TGACGCCTTCGACAACGTGGCCCCGGGATACACCGGGACGGTTCGCTTCACGTCCGACGACGCGCAGGCGCAGCTACCGGCCGACTTCACCTTCACGTCCGCCGCGGGCGGCCGACACACCCTCGGAGGCGTCATCCTGTACGCCTCGGGTGTCCGGCACATCACCGTGACGGATGCGGCGCAGCCGCAGTTGACGGCGACGCTCGACGTGGAGGTGGTCACGGGCGCGGTGGACCGGCTGGAGCTGGCCGGGCTGCCTGGTGCCATCTCCGCGGGGGTGGAGCAGCACGTGACGGTCTCCGTGAGAGACCGCTTCGGCAACCTCGTCACCGGGTATGCGGGCACGGTGCGGTTCACGTCGACCGACAGCGGCGCGACCCTGCCCGCGGACTACACCTTCGTGCCGGGGCAGGACGCCGGGCAGCACACCTTCCCGGTGGTGTTGATGGCGGCGGGTTCGCGCTCGGTGACGGTCCGGGACGTGGGGCAGACGTCGCTGACGGCGACCGCGAGCACGCAGGTGTCGGCGGGCGCGGTGGCCCGGATGGTGCTGACGTTGTCGCCCGCGCAGCCGGCGGTCGGCGCGAGCGTGACCGCGACGGTGTCCATCCGCGATGCGTTCGACAACGTGGCCACGAACTACCGGGGCACCGTGCGCTTCGAGGCGCCGGGGGATTCGGGGGCCACGGTGCCCGCGGACTACACGTTCACCGAGGCGGACGCGGGCCAGCGGATGTTCAACGTGGCCTTCACGGTGGTGGGAAGCCGGACCCTCGTTGCGAGGGACACGGTGGTCGCGGGGCTGACGGCGCAGGCGCAGGTGGCGGTGCGGCCCGGGGCGCTCGCGGCGTTGCGGATGACGCCGCTCCCGACGGAGCTCGTGGCGGGTCAGTCCCGCTCCTTCTCGGTCACCGCGTATGACGGGTTCGGCAATGTGAAGACGGACTACACCGGGACCGTGGTGACCTCGTCCTCGGATGCCGCCGCCTCTCCTCTGCCGACCCGCACCTATGCACTGGCGAACCAGGGCGTGCAGTCGTTCCCCATCACCCTTCGGACCGCTGGGAGCCAGTCGGTGACGTTCCGGGACTCCGCGGCGCAGGTGTCGGCCTCGCATGCCCTCACCGTGACGCCCGGGGCGCCGGCCGAGCTGCGCTTCCCGTCGTCCGTCGCCTTCGGGCTCGTACGGCAGGTCCTTCCGGGGTTGCGCGTCACGGTGACGGACCTCTTCGGCAATCGGGTGAGCACCGCGTCGTCCGCGGTGACGCTCGGTCTTCAGGGCGGGCCGGCGGGGGCATTGCGCGGCACCTTGACGGTGGTTCCTGTGGACGGGGTCGCGACCTTCTCCGACGTGTCCCTGGATGACGAAGGCACGTACACGCTCACCGCGACCATCGGAGGCTCGAGCCTCACCTCCGCGGAGGTCCTGCTCGTCGTCACGGATGACATTGCCCCCGCGCAGCCGGTGCTGTCCGCGAGCCTGCGGGACTACCGGACGGTCCACCTGACGTGGCGGGCGACGGGGGACGACGACATGCTGGGCACCGCCTCGCGCTATGAGCTGCGTTACAGCGCGTCGCCCATCACCGAGGGGAACTTCGCCAGCGCGACGCTGATGACGACCGCCCAGCCGCGCGCACCGGGTGAGGAAGAGGAGGCCACGCGGGTCCTGCCGTCCGCGGCGGCGACCTGGTACTTCGGCCTGCGCGTGTTCGACGGCGCGGACAACAGCAGCGCCCTGGCCACCACGTCCATCACGCTGCCCGGGGCGTGTGCGGACTTTGTCTGTCCGCCCAGGGCGGCCGAGTGCGCGGCGGATGGCGTCCGCATCGTGCGGTATGCCGAGGCGTGCGTGGTGCAGGACGACGTGCCCCGCTGCGTCTACACGCCGACCACGAACCTTTGCCCGGGCCAGGGCGCGGTCTGCTTCGACGGCGCCTGTGCCACGCCGTCGCGCGCGGGCAGCAGTGACGTCCTCATCACCGAGGTGATGTATCAGCCCACGGGGGGCACGACCGAATACGTGGAGATTCTCAACCTCACCGACAAGCTGCTCGACGTCTCCGGGCTGGACGTCGATGTCGAGATCGCGTCGGGCGAGCGCTTCACGGTCGACGTCCGGTGGGTCGCCGGTCAGCGCCCCCTGATGGCGCCGCACGGGATGCTCGTCCTGGGCCCGAACGCGAATCGCGCCACCAACGGCGGCATCCCCGTTCACGGTGTCTTTCCGGGCAATCCGCTGGATGACACCCGGGGCCGCGTCGGCGTCCTCCTGGGGAACTCCTACCTGGACCGGATGAGCTACGGCTACAGCACGCACATGAACTCCGGACCCGGCCGCTCCCTGAACCTGGCGCCGCTGATCTACGACGCGCCGAGCTCCCGGCCCTGGTACTGGTGCCCCAGTGAAACGCTGCTCTCCGGGGCGAACCGGGGCACGCCGGGGCAGCCGAACGAGTCGTGTGGCGTCGTCATCCCGGGCCCCGTGGAGGACTGCTCCATTCACAGGCCCAAGACCTTTGGGCTGCCGGTCAACCAGGGCACCACCCAGAACGTCTTCAGCCGCTTCTATACGGACCAGGTGACCACCCGGAACGCAGCGGGCAACGACGAGTTCCCCTACCTCGTGGTCCAGATGGGGTACGGCACGGATGCCCAGGCGCCGGAGACCTGGGCGTGGCAATACGCGACGTTCCACTACGCCTACGCCGCGGACGCGGCCTCCGCGCACGAGGACGAGACGTGGTCCATCTTCGACTTCAACACGCTGGGCACCTACTTCTACGGCTTCCGCTACCGCTTCACCCGGGGGCCCGCGGAGGCCCAGGAATGGGTGTACTGCGACCAGGACGGCGCCGTCGCGCAGGGGAGCCCGGCCAACTTCGGCACCGTGACGGTGCAGCCCCCGGTGGCCGACCACGTCGTCATCAGTGAGGTCTCTGGCGCGGGCGTCGGCTCGAGCCTCGAGGACTTCATCGAGCTGCACAACCCCACCATTCTCGATGTCGACATGAGTGGATGGCAGGTGCAGTACCGCACGGCCGCCTGGGACAGCTCCGCCATCAACTTCACCGTGCTGACGACGTTGCCGCCTGGAAGCGTGATTCCGGCGCGGGGCTACTTCCTGGTGGGCAGCAACGGCTACGCGGCCTCCAACCCGAGCGTTCCGCCGGATGTGGTCTGGGGCAGCACCAACATCGCGTCGGGCGTCGGAAACGTGCGCCTGGGCACCGGACGCCTGGGGACGCAGCCCACCGACCGGGACGGGCTCGTGGATGCCCTGGGTTACGGCGTGGGACGGAGCGTTCCGGAAACCAACCCAGGCCCCGCGCACCCAGCGGCTGGAGGCAGCGTGGAGCGCAAGGCCCAGCCCACGTCGACTTCCGCGACGATGGCGGTGGGCGGCGCCGACGAGTTCCGGGGAAATGGTTCGGACACCGACGACAATTCACGGGACTTCGTGACACGCGCGGTGCGCCAGCCGCAGAACACGGCGAGCCCCACCGAGCGGCCCTGAGCCCTCTTCCCCGGGGGGCGGCCCCGGGGCCCGGACTCACAAGAATGGGTCAGGATGACCCCGTGGATTTTACCTGGGCTGCAAAGCTCTTGCTGGGGCCTACTTGGTAGGGCGGGATGTCTGGTAGAAGGCACTGGGGCCCCGCGAGGGGATGCGTGCATGTGGGGCCCGTTCGCTGCCGGAGCCAT
This genomic window from Myxococcus hansupus contains:
- a CDS encoding lamin tail domain-containing protein yields the protein MSVRRLLHTQVLGVLFLGLSLACGGGDSKPPGPQPQPGLDATRSSVEVSRTSRVIADGQDVVTVTVTARREDGSPVEGASVRVEVSGEGNTVTQPTGRTNGQGVAVASVMSTRAEEKTVSATVEVDGRSVLVSTRPVVTFDAVPPARLVFSAGALSARAGVPVDPLAVVIEDANGRFVETSTAEVTLSLVAGPGAASLDGTVTASAVGGVARFTEVVLTRAGAGYQLKAEADGLEPALSPVFDVTPSYAASVETSGLPSNVVAGAAFDVEVTVRDAFGNVASGYRGTMSVRASDVTAEVPSAHAFTEGDAGRFRFTGLQLKRAGSQRVDIVDEVQPALSAGADLRVSAGSVAGLVFVQVPSRVSVRATLPLVQVGLEDIHGNRVTASAPGVTLGLGSSTVSLMGSTEATPVEGVASFASVRVESEGRFRLRATADGLPPVESADLDVVDDVPPATPVLTASAATLSTVTVSWVAVGDDGEWGQATAHDLRYSTSPIDTDARFDAATPVPGLSAPSPAGTSESATLTGLNPGTPYHVALRVVDNQGNTARSAGVMVQTRDPGVARVAFTVQPAGGIAGASLPGVRVALLDADGQVFTSATSPVTLTLVGSERFQAVQVAAVNGVASFDGLTVASAGTHRFSASVAGLPAVQSEPFTIQPGPAVRLGLSLASGTLSAGVAGELVVTAYDAFDNVAPGYTGTVRFTSDDAQAQLPADFTFTSAAGGRHTLGGVILYASGVRHITVTDAAQPQLTATLDVEVVTGAVDRLELAGLPGAISAGVEQHVTVSVRDRFGNLVTGYAGTVRFTSTDSGATLPADYTFVPGQDAGQHTFPVVLMAAGSRSVTVRDVGQTSLTATASTQVSAGAVARMVLTLSPAQPAVGASVTATVSIRDAFDNVATNYRGTVRFEAPGDSGATVPADYTFTEADAGQRMFNVAFTVVGSRTLVARDTVVAGLTAQAQVAVRPGALAALRMTPLPTELVAGQSRSFSVTAYDGFGNVKTDYTGTVVTSSSDAAASPLPTRTYALANQGVQSFPITLRTAGSQSVTFRDSAAQVSASHALTVTPGAPAELRFPSSVAFGLVRQVLPGLRVTVTDLFGNRVSTASSAVTLGLQGGPAGALRGTLTVVPVDGVATFSDVSLDDEGTYTLTATIGGSSLTSAEVLLVVTDDIAPAQPVLSASLRDYRTVHLTWRATGDDDMLGTASRYELRYSASPITEGNFASATLMTTAQPRAPGEEEEATRVLPSAAATWYFGLRVFDGADNSSALATTSITLPGACADFVCPPRAAECAADGVRIVRYAEACVVQDDVPRCVYTPTTNLCPGQGAVCFDGACATPSRAGSSDVLITEVMYQPTGGTTEYVEILNLTDKLLDVSGLDVDVEIASGERFTVDVRWVAGQRPLMAPHGMLVLGPNANRATNGGIPVHGVFPGNPLDDTRGRVGVLLGNSYLDRMSYGYSTHMNSGPGRSLNLAPLIYDAPSSRPWYWCPSETLLSGANRGTPGQPNESCGVVIPGPVEDCSIHRPKTFGLPVNQGTTQNVFSRFYTDQVTTRNAAGNDEFPYLVVQMGYGTDAQAPETWAWQYATFHYAYAADAASAHEDETWSIFDFNTLGTYFYGFRYRFTRGPAEAQEWVYCDQDGAVAQGSPANFGTVTVQPPVADHVVISEVSGAGVGSSLEDFIELHNPTILDVDMSGWQVQYRTAAWDSSAINFTVLTTLPPGSVIPARGYFLVGSNGYAASNPSVPPDVVWGSTNIASGVGNVRLGTGRLGTQPTDRDGLVDALGYGVGRSVPETNPGPAHPAAGGSVERKAQPTSTSATMAVGGADEFRGNGSDTDDNSRDFVTRAVRQPQNTASPTERP